The genomic region TTGAGGGAGATTCCGCTCTTGGCACAACTAAGGCCGCTAGAAACTCTGAGTTTCAAGCAATCTTGCCAATTAGAGGAAAGATTTTAAATGTACAAAAAGCATCACTATCGCAGATGCTTGAAAACAATGAGTGTGCATCAATTATTCAAGTCATTGGTGCTGGTAGTGGAAAGTCCTTTGATATTAATGACGCTAGATATGGCCGAGTTATTTTGATGTCAGATGCTGATGTTGATGGTGCCCATATTCGTTGCTTACTCCTTACTTTATTTAACTCATATATGAGACCACTTGTTGAAGCGGGCAGAGTATTTGCAGCTATTCCACCACTTCACCGAATTGATGTTATTGGTGGCAAGAAAGGGGAGGTTCACTACACCTACTCAGATGATGAGATGAAGAAAGTTATCGCAGGATTAAAGAAAGATGGCAAGAGATGGAAGGAACCAATTCAGCGTTATAAAGGATTAGGTGAGATGGATGCGGATCAATTACGTGAGACCACAATGGATCCAGAACATCGAACTCTTCGAAGAATTACTATGAAGGATGTTACAAAGGCTGAGGCAATGTTTGAATTATTAATGGGTAATGAAGTGGCGCCCCGTAAGGACTTTATTTCATCAGCTGATATTGATCGAGAGCGGATTGACGCTTAATCAATACTGATTAGATCAAAATAATCTTCTTTCCATAAATCTTCATCACCATCTGGCAACAAAATCACTCGCTCTGGTTTTAATGCAGCTACTGCGCCTTCATCATGAGATACCAAAATTACTGCGCCTTGATATTCACTTAACGCCGCCAAAATCTCATCACGAGATGCTGGATCTAAGTTATTTGTTGGCTCATCCAATAGAAGCACATTTGCAGCGCTTACTACCAGAGTGGCAAGTGCTAACCTGGTTCGCTCCCCACCGCTTAAAACCTTAACTAGTTTATGTACATCATCACCGACAAACAAAAAAGATCCAAGCACATTACGAGCTTCAGGTTCTCTAATATCTGCAGTAGCTGACATCATGTTTTCCAGGACTGATCTTTCAAAATCAAGTGATTCATGCTCCTGGGCGTAGTAACCGATTTTTAAACCATGACCACCAACTACTTCACCAGTATCTGATTCAAGCTCGCCAGCTAAAATTCGAAGTAGCGTTGTTTTACCGGCGCCATTTAATCCTAAAATTACTACTCTGGAACCTTTATCAATAATTACGCCAACATCAGTAAAGATTTCAAGTGAGCCATAAGATTTTGATAAGTCATGAGCAGAGATTGGCGTCTTCCCACATGGTGATGGAGTTGGAAAGCGAAGCTTTGCCACCTTATCTTTAACTCGCACATCATCTAAGCTACTGCGCAGTTTTTCAGCGCGACGAAGCATTCCTTGCGCTGCAGTTGCTTTAGATGCTTTAGCTCGCATCTTCTCACCCTGTTTCTGCAAGATTTCAGCTTTCTTCTCAGCATTTGCGCGCTCTCGCTTACGGCGATGCTCATCCTGCTCACGTTGTAGTAAGTATTGCTTCCAGCCCATGTTATAGACATCAATTACATTTCTATTTCCATCGATATAAAAAACCTTATTAACTACTGTTTCAATCAGGTTTACATCGTGGGAGATAATTACTAAACCACCTGCATATTTAAATAAGTACTCCCGCAGCCAAATAATAGAATCAGCATCTAAATGGTTAGTTGGTTCATCTAGAAGCAAAGTTTCTGCCCCAGAAAATAAAATCCTGGCAAGCTCAATTCTTCTGCGTTGTCCACCAGATAGGGCGTTTAGTTCTTGATCAAAAAGATTATTTGGAACACCTAAGGATGAGGCAATTGCTTCTGCTTCAGCAGATGCTGCATAGCCACCCGCTGCTGAAAAATCATGTTCAACTCTGGTGTAGCGCTCCATTGCTTTTTCAAGTTCCGCACCTTGCGAGGTTGCCATTTCTTCTTCAACTGCGCGCATACGTTTAGCAATCTGATCTAATTCACGAACTGAAAGAATTCGATCGATCACAGTTCCTTGATCTTCACCAGTTCTTGGATCCTGCGGCAAGTAACCAATTTTTCCACTTCGGTTTACAACACCACCAGCAGGCATAACTTCACCCGCTAAAACCTTTGCCAGAGTTGATTTACCAGCGCCATTTCTACCAACAAATCCAATTCGATCACCACGGTTAATTCTTACCGTTACATCTTTGACCAGAAGTCTTGCGGCAGCGCGAAGTTCTAGGGCGTTAGTTGATATCAAAGTTGCTTAGGCAACAAGGCGGGTGCGGCGAGGAGAGGCATACTTTTTCTCAATTTCAGATAGCTCCTCAGACACTTTAGCTTTGATGCTCTCCTCAGTTTTTAGGATTGCAGTTAAGGAGGAGATTGTAGCCTTTAATTCTTTGGCTTCAGATTCAAGTTCAATTTTGCTCATCTTGGTCAATCTACGCAGTGGCATATCTAAAATATAGGTAACTTGTTCATCACTTAACTTAAATGTTTTGATCAGGCCTGCCTTAGCAATGGTGGCATCCTCACTTGCTCTAATTATTTTAATTACCTTATCAATATCAACAATTGCCTTCAGTAAGCCATCAACCAGATTTAATCTAGATTGTGCTTTAGCCTTTCTAAAAGCTGAGCGGCGCTTTACTACCTCAATGCGATGATCAATAAATACCTGCAAAAGATCCTTAAGACCAAGGGTCAGCGGTTTACCATCAACTAAGGCAACTGCATTTATTGAGAATGCATCCTCCATTGGAGTTAAGCGATAGAGATTTTCTAATACTTCAGCTGGCTCATAACCATTTTTAATTTCAACGACAACTTTTGTGCCAGATTGGCCATCGGATAAATCAACGATATCTGAGATTCCCTGCACTTTCTTAGCCTTAACGAGATCAGCAATTTTTTCAACAATTTTCTCAGGACCTATATTATATGGAAGTTCAGTAATAATGATTCCCTGCTTACGAGATGAAATCTTCTCAAACACAGTTGTTGCTCGCACCTTAAATGAGCCGCGGCCATTGGCATAAGCATCAGATATTCCCTCAGTTGCAACTAGGTAACCACCAGTTGGAAAATCAGGACCTGGAACTAACTTCATCAATTGTTTTAATGTTGCTTTGGGATTTTCCATTAACAATTTAGCCGCAGCAATAACTTCACCTAGATTATGGGGCGCCATATTTGTGGCCATACCAACTGCAATACCAGTTGCACCATTTACCAAAAGGTTAGGAAAGGCGGCAGGTAGTACTTGTGGCTCAAGTATCTGACCGTCATAGTTTGAACCAAAATTAACCGTATCTTCATCTGATTCATCAACCATCATCATTGCCGATAGTGCAAGGCGTGATTCGGTGTAACGCATAGCAGCTGGGCCTGAATCTAATGAACCAAAATTTCCATGACCATCAATTAATGGCAACCGCATTGAAAAGGATTGCGCCATTCGAACCATTGCATCATAAATTGCGCCATCACCATGGGGGTGAAGCTTTCCCATTACATCTCCAACAACTCTTGCACATTTCACATGACCCTTATCAGGACGAAGTCCCATCTCATTCATCTGATGCAAAATACGGCGTTGTACTGGCTTTAAACCATCACGAGCATCTGGAAGAGCTCGAGAATAAATTACTGAGTAT from Candidatus Nanopelagicus abundans harbors:
- a CDS encoding ABC-F family ATP-binding cassette domain-containing protein, whose translation is MISTNALELRAAARLLVKDVTVRINRGDRIGFVGRNGAGKSTLAKVLAGEVMPAGGVVNRSGKIGYLPQDPRTGEDQGTVIDRILSVRELDQIAKRMRAVEEEMATSQGAELEKAMERYTRVEHDFSAAGGYAASAEAEAIASSLGVPNNLFDQELNALSGGQRRRIELARILFSGAETLLLDEPTNHLDADSIIWLREYLFKYAGGLVIISHDVNLIETVVNKVFYIDGNRNVIDVYNMGWKQYLLQREQDEHRRKRERANAEKKAEILQKQGEKMRAKASKATAAQGMLRRAEKLRSSLDDVRVKDKVAKLRFPTPSPCGKTPISAHDLSKSYGSLEIFTDVGVIIDKGSRVVILGLNGAGKTTLLRILAGELESDTGEVVGGHGLKIGYYAQEHESLDFERSVLENMMSATADIREPEARNVLGSFLFVGDDVHKLVKVLSGGERTRLALATLVVSAANVLLLDEPTNNLDPASRDEILAALSEYQGAVILVSHDEGAVAALKPERVILLPDGDEDLWKEDYFDLISID